CGGCAAGCAGGCGCGGGCGGTGCCGGGCGCCGATTCGCTGCAGGCGGCCGCGGGCCTGATCGCGGCCGCGCGGCGGCCGATCATTCTCGCGGGCAACGGCGTCATTCGCGGCCGTGCGTGGAACGAGCTGCGCAAATTGGTGGACATGTCCAACCTGCCGCTCGTCAACACGTTCATGGCCAAAGGTCTTCTGCCCTTCGAGCATCCGCGTAATCTGTTCACGGTCGGCGGCCGTCCGTATCCGGAAGGGCTGCGGCCCTTGCATGAAGCCGATTTGATCGTCGCCGTCGGCTTCGACCTCGTGGAATACGATCCGGTCGTCTGGAACGCGGACGGGTCGCGGCAGGTGCTGAACGTCCACTCGATCCAGGCGGAGACGGACGCGCATTTTCCGGTCGCGCTCGACCTGGTGGGCGATCTGTCCGATACGCTGTCCGCGCTGTCGGACTGCGTGAAGCGGCGCCCGAATCCCAAGGCGCACGACCGGGTGCAGAAGCTGCGGCTGGAGGAGCTGTCATCGGTCCCGCACCCGCAGGAAGAGCTGCCGCGCAAGGTAATGCGGACGCTGAGCGAGACGCTGCCGAAGGAGACGATCGTCATCTCCGACGTCGGCCTGCATAAGGTTTGGGTGTCGCGCTGGTACCAGCCGAAGGAGCCGGGGCGGACGATCATCTACAACGGGCTTGCCTCGATGGGCGCTTCCTTGCCGGGCGCGGTTGCTTCCCGGCTGGCCGAGCCGGGGTCACCGGTCGTCGTCGTCTCCGGCGACGGCGGATTTCTGATGAACGTTCAGGAGCTCGAAACCGCGAGAAGGCTCGGCGCCGGCTTCACGGTCGTCCTTTTTACGGACGGCCGTTACAGCCTGATCGAGAAGCATCAGCGCGACGCCGGGCTCGCGGTAACGGAGATCGCGTTCTCGAACCCGGACTTCGAGCTGCTCGCCCGCAGCTTCGGCGCCGCCTATCGGCGGGTTGAGACGCCGGAGGCATTCGAAGCCGCGCTGCGGGAAGCGGTGGACAGCGGAGAGTTGAACGTACTGGAGGTCGCGCTGAAGCGGCCGCCTGCGGAGCCGGCCGGCTGACAGCCTGCCGGAGGCGGAGCCGGCCAAGGGCGGGCATGGAGGACGGCCGCGAGCGTCCCGTATGCTGATGTTGGCGCAAGAGGATCATTTTCATCGGGAGGGAACGAGCATGAAACAAACGAAGCTTTGGATTGGCGGCAAATGGGTGGAGGGCAGCCGGCTGGAGCCGCTGCTGAATCCGCATACCGGGGAGAAGCTGGCGGATATCGGCTACGCGTCGCCGGAGCAGGCCGCGGAGGCGATCGAGTCGGCGGCGGAGGCGTTCCGGACGTTCCGGGAAGCGCCGATCCATCAGCGGGCCGGCGTGCTGTACCGGGTCGCGCGCATCATCGAGGAGCGGGCCGAGGAAGCGGCGCGCCTCATCGCGGAGGAAGCGGCGAAGCCGATCAAGGCGGCGCGCGGCGAGATCCAGCGGACGGTGCAGACGTACACGCTGGCGGCGGAGGCGGCCAAAACCATCTCCGGCGAAGTCGTGCCGATGGACGCGGTGCCGCATGGGGACCATCATACCGCCTATGTCATCCGCCAGCCGAAGGGCGTCGTGACGGCGATTACGCCGTTTAATTTTCCGTTTAATTTGGTGGCGCACAAGGTCGGCCCGGCGGTGGCGGCGGGCAACGCGATCGTGCTGAAGCCGGCGGAGAAGACGCCGCTGTCGGCGCTGTTCCTGGCCGGCGTCTTCAAGGAGGCGGGGCTGCCGGACGGCGTGCTGAACATCATACCCGGCGGCGGGAAGGAGCTGAGCGAGACGCTTACGACGCACGAGAAGGTGGCGTTCGTGACGTTCACCGGCAGTCCGGCAGTCGGCAAAATCATCCGCGCCCAGGCCGGCCTGCGGACGGTGACGCTGGAGCTCGGCTCGAACTCGCCGCTGCTGATCGACCGCGGCTTCGACGGCGAAGAGCTGGACCGGATCGCCGACGCGGCGGCGGCGGGGGCTTTCTCGTACAACGGGCAGGTATGCATCTCGATTCAGCGCATCTATGTACATGAGGATGCATACGAGGAGTTCACGAACCGGCTCGTACGCAAAGCCGAAAGCTTGCGGATCGGCGATCCGCTGTCGGAGGACACCGACATTTCCGCGCTGATCAACGAGCAGGCGGCCAAGCGGCTGAGGTCCTGGGTCGAGCGGGCGGCGGAAGGCGGCGCGGCCGTTCGCTGCGGCGGCACATTCGAGGGCAGCATCATGCATCCGACGGTAATGACCGGCGTTCCGGACGAGGCCGAGCTGAACTGCGAGGAAGCGTTCGGGCCCGTCGTGTCGGTCAAGCCGTTCCGGACATGGGATGAAGCGATCGGGCTGGCGAACGACTCCAAATTCGGCCTGAACGCCGGCGCCTTCACCAAGGACCTGGAGCATGCGCTTAAGGCCGCGAAGAACATTCGCGCCGGCGGCGTGCTCATTAACGAAATTCCGACCTACCGCGTCGACCATATGCCTTACGGCGGCCTGAAGGAGAGCGGCGTCGGCCGGGAAGGGGTCAAGTACGCGATGGAGGAAATGATGGAGCTGAAGCTGGTCGCCTTCCGTACGGGTTTTTACGAATAGGCGCTTTTAGCCACTTCTTGATGCTCGTTCGGATAATTAAGCACCTGTATAACAGAGCCACGCGGTTTGCGGGCTCTGTTTTTATTTATCCTGCACGGGCATTTCCGTCACGACCGTTCTCACGGCTGCTGAACAAGGGCGGTCAAAAATTGATCCGGCGGGATTGACTTTTTTGTACAATCGTACTAAATTTAAAACATGAGTAAAGATAATAATCCAGACGGACAAAAAAACTATTCATTCATTGAAGCTGCCCGCCGCTCCCAAATTAATGCGTGTGCGATTGAGGTCATCGCCGCCATGGGGTATGCGCAAACGTCTTTAGCGCAAATCGCGAAACAAGCGGGGATTAGCAAAGGAGTCATTTCCTACCACTTTTCCAGTAAAGATGAAATCATTGAGCAGATCGTCACGGATGTCTACGCTGCCGGCGCTTCCTTTATGAAATCGTATTTGGAAGCGGAGACCTCAGCCGCAGGTAAACTGCGAGCGTATATCGAGTCCAACTTGGCCTTTATGCGCACACATCCGAAGCAAATTGTCGCGGTAACCGAAATTGTGAGCAGTGCCAGAACGGAAGAAGGGAAACACCGTTTTGATATGATTAAAACGGATGTCATAGTGGATTATCTTACGGGATTGCTCCTACAAGGCGCAAAAGAAGGCGATTTCCGCGAATTTTCCGATTTTTCGGCCCGCGTGATGGCCATGACCATTCGTTCTGCAATCGACGGGGTCGGCTTCCAATTAGCCGCCGATCTTGACCTCGACCTCGAACAATATGCCAAGGAACTGGTTACCTTATTCGGCCTGGCCGTTCGAAAGGTTTAGCTTATTCGCCGTCCAAAGGCAAACCAAGTAGCGAAGGAAGTGAAATGGTATGAAATTGTTTCTGATCGGGGCGATTTTGCTGATTGCCGGGGCGGTTTGGGCTATTACCCTAAACGGGATCGGGATATTGGAATGGCTGCTGCTGCTTTCCGGAATCGTGCTTGGCATCTTCGCAGGATTACTGCAAGGGTGGGTCATTAGGCAAAAGGAACGGGGAAAGATCGGTTCCGGCAAAATGACCTTCGGTGTGACGGGAATCATCATCGTCTTGATCGTAATCAAAGTCATTTTAAATCTCTTGATTCCGTCCCAATTAGCGACCTCTGAAAGCGGAATTTACCTGTCGATCGTTTTCGCCATCAGCGGTCTTATGCTCGGACGTTCTTTTTATCCCCGTTTCTCCGGTGAACGGAATCGGATCGAATATAAAGGCTAACAAAAAAATCCGCCGCGGCGGATTTTTTTCGTTTTATAGATCCGCGTGAAGACTTGTTCGCCCGCCAAAAAAAACGCGAAAAAACCGGCTGCAGCACTGCCGACGGTGCTGGGCGGGTCATTTTTTGTTTGAAGTTTCGCTGTGAACGGGTAGTAAAGTCCTTAGAGACTATTCAAAGGAGGAGCCGAATATCGGATAATAAAAAGGGGTTTCCAATTCATCCCAACCCTTATAAAATTAACGCGATCAGGATCCATTTTGAAGGAGGTATCGAAAGCATGTATAACATTCGATCCAAATTTTTTTCGGCCATGGTTCTCGCTATTGTTATCGCTGGGCTGTCCGGTTTACCCGCATTTGCGGCAGCTCCCCAGAGAACCGTAAGCGCATCGGCAGCACTCGCATATAATCTCAAAGGTCTTCATCATAACCTCGCCGTGCAGAAAGCGTATATTGCATCCAAATATGTATACGTCACGCAGCGGTCCGGGGGAACGATTTACCTGTCCAGATTGCTCATGAAAGGGAAGGATGCTACCTACGTGGATGAAATGACCATTACGAAGGCCGGCCACGGTCAAACGCTGGATATGTATACCTACAAAGGGATTAATTATTTATATTTCAGCTCGAAAGCGGACCCTTCCACATCCTATGACTGGTCGCTCCAAGTCGCCAGACTTCAATACTCGGCCGGAGCTACGTGTAATTATACGGATCTTCACCGGTTTACCTACATGAATTATGCCGATCGAACCGGTAAGAGATTGGGCAAGACGTACCGGGTTGACGGAGGCGGCAACAGCACCTACACGTTTTTCCGCGTCCAAACGGCGGAGGGAACCGTGACGTGGTCCATTTACGATACGGTTAAATTAAACCGGCTTCTTGACAGCAATAAACAGGTGCGTATGGACAGTGCAGCGGCGGTAAGCGCCTGCGTGGCCAGCTTCACACAGTCCGGCGGCGATATCGTCCGGCCGAACGGGTCTTTCCAGGGTGCGGATATGCTCGGGAAAACGTCAATCTATACGTCAGGCGGCGCGGCAGGGGAAACGCCGCAAATTGCGATGATGTCCAATACCGGCAAATACAAAACCTTGGTGAAGGTTACAAATGTGGGATCCCATGAAATCGAAGGTGTCCAGACCAAAAACGGCAACGTATACTTCAACATCGTGACAGACCCCGATAATAAAAAAAATACGCAAAAAATTTATTATATTCCCGACAGCCTATTTTAAATCGGTCATCACAAGCGAATTAGGTCGGATTTGTCCCATACGGAAGTCGAAGGAGAACCTTTGAGCACATTGCTCAGGCACGGGTTCTCTTTCTTTTTTGACCTATAAATATCCGTATGGCCGCGCCGATTTTTTGCTAGACTCGGGAAACATAACGCAAACAAAATCGGTTAGATGATCGTCTAAATATTGGAACGATTAGGGATTTTTATGGGGTGGCCTTCAAGGGCAAATGGCGTTTCAATCTGCAATCGGTCAGAGGAGATCTAAATATGAGATTGGTAATAGATATGCTTTCATTTGCAGTACCCATAACGCTGATTTACTTTATGGTTAGAATTTGTTTAATGAAAGTGTTTAAAATCAGGTGGGCTCGAGAAGTTCTCCATCTATCTTTTGTTCTCTACACCTCTTCAGTAGTATTTATGGTTTGGATTTACTATACCGCTCAGACCGACTATATTTTATATAATTTGATCCCATTTAAAACGATCCTAGAATACGTCCAAGAAATCCCTTCCGGCACGGCTATTATAAATATTGCGGGGAATCTAATCGTTTGCATGCCGTTTGGTTTTTACTATTATTTTAATCTCAGGGTCTTACCCAAAATGAACATAGCCGTTTACGCTGTGATAATTCCGGTCGTTATTGAATCCATGCAGTTGTTGATGCATTTCATTCATCTGGGCATGAGAGCGGTCGATATTGATGACGTTATTTTGAATAGCTTCGGCATAATAATCGCTTACTGCATGACGAAAAGTCTTTTTCAGCGGAAGCGAAAGCCCGCTAAATACCTTTCTCACTGATTAAGAAAATGTCCCTTTACAGGAATGGTAATGGGATATTTCAATCGTATTTTTTTGGTAAAATGTAGTAGGAGTGCTCAGTCTGAATGCTTAGCAGGAGAGGATGGGAATGAGAGCATGGTTAGCCGTAAATAACCTTAGTATTTTATATGCGCTCACTTTATTTTTGCAGACTGAAATACCGCTCAATACCTATCGTTTGGGCAGAATTACAGGTTGGAGTCAGATCAATAAGGACTTGGATCTTGCCGTTATCTTCATCTATATCCTATCTTCAATATTGGGGTATCTTCTGACCAAGCGGAAACTGGGAAGCCGAAAACTCAAATACGTCTTATCCATAACCTGGCTGCCTTACTATATCCTCTTCATCAAGCTTTTTGTTTTCCTGTTTCCAATTACGAACCCCGCTGAAAAACCCCTGCCGGGCATTGGATTGTATGTATTAGGTTTAGATATGATCGCTCCGTTTTATATTGGGTTCATTAACGTTCTTTCAGGGGTAAAATGGACGCTCATCGATGCGGCAGAGGACCCTCCTCCGCCGGATTGACCTTTGCGCCCACTGCGAAATAACGACCGAGTAAGGTAAGCTGGAGCGGTACAGCCGATCCTTCACATTCAATCGAGAGAAGGTGCCCGAGTGATCGTGATCGATTTGTCGTTCCCGATTGCGGATGGAATGCCCGTTTATCCCGGCGATCCGGAGGTGAAAGTCAAGGTAGCGCATACCTACGAGCGTCAGACGTGGGAATTGCGGGAGCTATCAATGGGGAGTCATACGGGAACCCACGTGGACGCGCCTTCGCACATGCATCCGGGAGCGGCGACATTGGACGAACTGCCGTTGGAACGATTTTTCGGAAAATCGCGCGCCGTACGGATCGATGACCCTGCTTGGCCCGAATGCCGGGGGCTGTTTTTCACCGAAGCTGCCGGGTTGGAATGCTTTGACCGGCTGGCTGCGCTGCGGCCGCCGTTCGTCGGCGGTGAGCTGTCGGAAGAACTGGAGCGGTCGTTGTTGGGGATCAATATTGTGACCTATACGGGGCTGCAGGGCTTGGATCGTCTTCCCGTTAATACCAATTTTATGTTTTACGGATTTCCTTTGCGCATCGCGGGTGGCGACGGGTCGCCGGTCCGGGCCGTTGCGGTGGCGGAGGCTGAATCGGCTGGAAAATAGAGTGAACGCATCATGCCGGAACGGTTACAATGGTAGGGGATGTTTTTAACGGGTCTGCTCAAACCGCTATTATTCCAAGGGATCATCCGGATGGAGGAGAGCTATGAAGAAGCTGCGTTGGGGAATTTTGGGGTGCGCTCAAATCGCCGCAAAGGCATTTATACCATCTGTCCGAGCCTCGGACATCCAGGAAATTACCGCTGCTGCAAGCCGTGATGCAGCTAAAGCCCGCGCGTTTGCGGACGCTCACGGCATACCGGACGCCTACGGCAGCTATATGGAACTGCTTGCCGACCCGAACATCGATGCGGTCTATATTCCGCTTCCCAATCATATGCACCGGGAATGGACGATCCGCGCCGCTCGGGCAGGCAAACACGTACTGGTCGAAAAGCCGATGGCGGTGTCGGAGCGCCATGCGGTACAGATGGTCGAGGCCTGCGAGCAGCTCGGCGTTCACTTTCAGGAAAACGTGATGTACCGCTGCCATCCGCGCTACGACCGGCTGAAGGAAATAATCCGTTCCGGCGAGATTGGCACGGTCAGGGCCGTTCACGGGGTTTTTACGTCCGATCGTTCCGCCATGGAGCATGATATCCGCTTCCGTCAGGATATGGGAGGCGGCAGTTTGTACGACATCGGCGTGTACTTGTTCAGCGCGGCCCGCTATGTGCTGGAAGCGGAGCCGGTGGCCGCGGCGGCGCAGGCGTTTTTTTCGCCGGAGCATGGTAACGTCGATATGATGGCCTCAGGAATCGTCGAATTTCCCGATCACGTGGCATTGACCTTCCAATGCGGCTTATGGGCGGACTTCGCCAATACGCTGGAAATTCGGGGCACGCACGGCACGATCCGGCTGCCGTCGGCATTTTCGCTGCGCGGCGATTTAAGCCCCGACATTCAGGTCACGGTGCGGGGCGAGCTGCGGACGGAGCCGTTCGAGCGCGGTAACCAGCAGATGCTGCTGCTGAACCGGTTTGCGCGGGCGGTGCTTCGCGGAGAGCCGGAGCCGGTCAGCCCTTGGGACGGCGTACGAACCGTACGAGTCGTCGAGGCATGCCTTGCATCCGCGCGCGAACAGAGACGGGTGGCCATCGAACCTTTTGAAGGAGGCGCCTAAACGGCGTCTCCGTTGTATTTTATTCGCTCAAGCGTTCGGGGGAGACGGCGGCAAATGACTAGGCCGGGCAGCCATTCTTTTCTCACGAATGCGCTCATTTTCACTAGATTTCCCCCTTCCCGGGGATGGAAGTCAGAATGGAGGATCGTACATGAGTCTTCAATTTGAAACCACCCGGTTAAGGCTTCGTTTTTTTGAGCAGTCCGATGCCAAAATGGTTCAACGATTAGCCGGAAACGAAGAAGTAGCACGCACAATGCTGGCCATTCCATATCCCTATGAAGATGGGATAGCGGAGCAATGGATCGAGCATATTCGTCAATCCTCTGAAAAAGGCGACAGCTATGCGTTTGCGATGATCAAAAAAGAAGATGATTCATTGATTGGAACGATGAGCATGGGAGTATCCAAAAAGCATAAACGTGCCGAGCTGGCCTACTGGGTGGGCCGGCCGTTTTGGGGGCAAGGATTTGCAACCCTATGATTTTTCAGACCTCCGGCCTGTGAATGCACTGGACTTTGGGCTGGCCGGATTTTAGCCTGCAGACTAGTTTAAATGGCGTCCACATCCGATAAGATAAAGGTGGTTAAATTACCTAAAAAAGGCGGACGTTCAAAATGCTGCAGTCTGCGAAGCTTGCAAAGCGTCAATTATGGCTTATTATCATCGTGTATTATGTTCTAGCCTCCGTCGTTTCGCTCATCCTGGGGAGCGTGCAGCCTGCAACCGGTATCCCGGAGGTGGTCATCCAGCTGACGCAATTCGGCCCGGCGATTGCCGTGTTCACGGTACTGGCGGTTATCCTGCAATCGCGGAACCTTCATCCGTCATCATCCAAAGCCGGCGGCGCTTCCCCGCACGCAGGTTCTCGTCGCTTGGTTGAAGCGATTCTGATTGTTCTCGCGGTATTCGTCATCGCTCTCGTCTGGTATCGCCTCTCCTCCCGTACAATCGATTATACGGCGCCTTCCAGTTTGTCTTATCCGTTCTGGCTTATCGTCGCTGCCCAATTCATCGGAGCGGTCGGTGAAGAAATCGGCTGGCGTATGTTCCTGCAGCCTGTTTTGCAAACCCGTTTCCGCGTGCTTGCCTCTTCCGTAATCGTCGGCCTTATGTGGGGAGTGTGGCATATCGGCGTTTTTGCCGAAGGCTGGCTGTTTGCCGGCGCCTTTCTCCTGTTCACGGTCTCGATCTCGGTTATTCTCGGCGAATTGCTGCGCGGACCAAGGGGATACAAGCTGACGACGGCGGCGGCTATGCATACGTTGATCAATTTGGGCATGCTGCTGTGGTTTAAGGAAGAGAGCGGCGATGCTTATGCGATGATGACTTTGGCTTTGGCTTTTACAATCGCGGCCGCAGGCACGTTAATCCTTCATACGGTTCGTGCCCGGCACGGAATAAGGCTGCCGCTCGGCAAGGGAATTTCGTAAAGCTTCGATTGCTTGCATGCTCGCAAATAAGACACGAAACCGTTACGGCGATACGATAACGAATCAGGGAGGCCCACTATGGCCTCCCTGATTTTTGCCGATCAGCCGAACAGATGCGGGGCATCCTGCCCGCTGCCGCGGGTCATAAAGTCTGTCGGCGACATGGAAGTATACTTTTTGAATATCCGGTAAAAGTAAGACGTATCGTAATAGCCCAGGTAGCCGGCAATGCTGGAAACCGTCATATCGGAATTGAGCAGCAGGCTGCAGGCTTCCGATATGCGAAGCTGATGCATGTATTTGATCGGAGACAGACCGGTAACCTCGCGGAATACGGCCGTCGTGTAATTGGGCGAACGGTGGATTAAACGCGCCAATTCATGAATTTCGACCTGTTCGCGGTAATGGTCGAGCAGATAGCGTTTGATAATTTCGGCGTATTTCGTCTTCATCGGCGCCGGCTCGGGCTTTTCCAGATCTCTCGCGACAAGACCGATCAGCTCCTGAAAAATGCCGGGACAGACAAAGGACCGGTACATTTCCCCTTCGCGCATTTCCTCGTACAGCCGCTCGAATCGGCGCTGCAGGTACTGCGGTTTCCGGGGCTTGAAGCGGATGAACTCTTTTTCCTTGAGGAAGGGGATGGATGCCGCGGCGTCCGGGCAGCAGCGGAACAGAACGGAATATTTTTGATGCGGACCCGACAAGTGATTATCTCCGGCCCTTCGGGTACCCTGCGGAATGAAAATCAAATCTCCCTGTTCTCCGGTCCATTCCCTGCCGTCGATCCGGTAAGTGAGGCTGCCCTGCGTTACCAGCACAAGCACGTTGTATTCGATGACCTCCGACTGTGTTCGCCAATTGGGGATAAAATCGTCAAAATGTACAGAACGGATGGCTAGCATAATTCCCCCGAAATCATAACTTTTGTTCTTAATTATAGCGAAAAAGCTTGCCGCGATAAACAATCCCATGACAAGTTTGCGTTGAATCGTACATCAATTATCCGTTCTGTACATCGACAAAGAAATACCCGGGCTCCTATACTGAACTTACATGGCGCGGACAGGAGGTGTCCCGTTCGGCCTGCCGGATCGCGTCAAAAACCTAACACGAACGAAAAGGAGCATGAATGATGCGCGTATTGCTGCTGGACCTGGATTCCACCAGACCCGATCACCTTGGCTGTTACGGCTACCATCGAAATACTTCGCCCAATATTGACCGGATTGCCTCCGAAGGCATGCGCTTCGACAATTATTATACGTCCGATGCGCCGTGCTTTCCGTCCCGAACGGCACTCATGACGGGCAGGTTTGGGATTCATAACGGGGTTGTCGGACACGGCGGCACGGCTGCGGATGTCCGTCACGAAGGAGAATCGCGCGAGTTTCAGAGCAGGCTGGCTGGGGAAAGCTTTCCGGCTTTATTCCGCAAGGCGGGGATGAAAACCGCGCTTGTCAGTCCGTTCGGCGAACGGCACACGGCCTGGACTTTTTACGCCGGCTTCAATGAGATTTACAATACGGGCAAAGCGGGCATGGAATCGGCCGAAGAAGTGACGCCGGTTGTGCTGGACTGGCTGGACCGCAATGGCGGGCAGGACAATTGGATGCTGTACGTGAATTATTGGGACCCGCATACGCCTTACCGCGCACCGGATTCATTCGGCAACCCGTTCGAGAATGAACCGCTTCCTGCCTGGCTCACGGACGAGGTATTTGAGCGGCACCGGGAGATGGTAGGGCCGCACAGCGCCCGCGAGATCAATATGTATAATAACCGGGATTGGCCGGAATATCCCCGCTTTCTCGGCGAGCTGAAGGACGGGGGCGATCTTCGCCGCATGGTGGACGGCTACGATTGCGGCGTGCGCCATATGGATGACAATATCGGCATGATTTTGGACGGCTTGCAAAAGAAAGGCATTCTCGACGATACCGTCATTATCGTGACGGCCGACCACGGCGAGAATATGGGGGAGCTCGGCATCTACGGCGAGCATGGAACCGCCGATCAGGGGACATGCCGGATTCCGATGATTATTCGCTGGCCGGGCCTTACGTCCGGAACGGTCGATTCCGGTCTTCATTACCATCTGGATTTGCCGCCGACGATGGCGGAGCTGATGGGCCGGCAGGCGGCCCCGAGCTGGGACGGCCGGAGCTATGCGGCCTCCATCCTGTCGGGGGAGGATACGGGACGGGACAGTCTCGTCATTTCGCAGTGCGCCCATGTCTGCCAGCGAAGCGTCCGCTTTGGCGATTGGCTGTATATCCGCACGTACCACGACGGCTACCATTTATTCGATAAAGAGATGCTGTTCGATATTAAACAGGACGGACATGAGCAGCATAACCTGGCCGCCCAGCGGCCGGATCTGTGCAGAGAAGCCGTCTATCGGCTGACGGAGTGGCACGACGACATGATGATGTCGATGGATTTCGACGTCGACCCGCTTTGGACGGTGATGCGGGAAGGCGGGCCGTATCACGCAAAAGGGCATCTTCGCGAATATGCGGCCCGGCTTGCCGAGACCGGCAGAGAACAATATGTCGAAGAATTGAGGAGGAGGCACCCGCGGGAACCCCGGTGAAACGGAACCGCAATTTTGCGGCGGCCCCCGGCTCGTAGTATAGCTTCAGATCGACCTTAGAGAAACCTTGACCCGTAGCGGATGAACGTCCCGGGCCAAGGTTTTTTTCTTGTTCCGGGTCCCCTGAAAGGAACCGGAACTTCTTTGTCGATCAAGCATCCCCCGAGTAACCCGGCCCGCGGATAAAATTTTTATCAATTTCCTGATTATTACCTGTATACGAACACCGGTTCTCGTCATATAATAATTACGAACGAACGTTCGTGCGGGGGTGATCGGAAATGGAACGAACGATATTTCTCGTCGACGGCCAGTCGTTTTATGCGTCGGCGGAAAAAGCGGCGCGGCCGGATTTGCGCGATCAGCCGGTGGCGGTCGGCGATCCGGAGCGGAAGGGCGGCATTATACTTGCCGCGTGTCCAATCGCCAAGTCCCGCGGCGTCACGACGGCATCCCGCGTAGGCGAAGCGCTTGGCAAATGTCCGGAGCTCGTGGTCGTCAGGCCGCGGATGCAGACGTATATCACCTTGTCGCTTTTTATCAGCGAAATTTTCTCTTCGTTTACCGACCTGGTCGAACCTTATTCGATCGACGAGCAGTTTCTCGATGTAACCGGCTCGGTTAAATATTTTGGCTCGCCGTACGAAATCGCGCGCCAGATCCAGGAACGGGTGCTGCTTTCGACGGGAATATGGTCGCGCGTAGGCATCGGGCCGACGAAGATCCTCGCCAAAATGGCCACGGACAACTTCGCGAAGAAAAGACCGGATGGAATATTCGAGCTGAATGAGGACAATATCGCAACGGATTTGTGGCCGCTGCCGATCCATCAAATGTTTATGGTGGCCAATCGAATGACGCGTCACTTTAAGCGGATGGGGATCAACACGATCGGCGACATTGCGCGGCTTGATTTCGGCGATTTTAAAACGCTTATGCGGCGTCGGATGGGGCGCCAGAGCGACATTCAGGCCGGCTATTACTGGCAGACCGCACGGGGCATCGATCCGAGTCCGGTCGTGACCGGTATACGATCCCAAATCAAAAACATCAGCCATGGCAAAACGCTGCGGTGGCGGTTATATACGCGGCTCCCGGATATCGAGGTCGTGCTGCTCGAGCTGGTCATTGAGGTATGCCAGCGGGCGCGCCGGTACGGCTATCAGGGGCGTGTCGTATCGGTGGGCGCCGGCGAAACGGACGGGGAGCGGTCGGGCGGTTTCGGCCGGCAGCTGACCCTGCCGCAGCCTACGTCATTGACGCATGAGGTCGCGGCCGCCGCTCTTAAACTGTTTGTGACGCATTGGAGCGGTATGCCGATCAGCCACCTCAGCGTCACCTTATCGCAGCTCTCCGATGACAACGTC
This genomic window from Paenibacillus humicola contains:
- a CDS encoding helix-turn-helix domain-containing protein, giving the protein MLAIRSVHFDDFIPNWRTQSEVIEYNVLVLVTQGSLTYRIDGREWTGEQGDLIFIPQGTRRAGDNHLSGPHQKYSVLFRCCPDAAASIPFLKEKEFIRFKPRKPQYLQRRFERLYEEMREGEMYRSFVCPGIFQELIGLVARDLEKPEPAPMKTKYAEIIKRYLLDHYREQVEIHELARLIHRSPNYTTAVFREVTGLSPIKYMHQLRISEACSLLLNSDMTVSSIAGYLGYYDTSYFYRIFKKYTSMSPTDFMTRGSGQDAPHLFG
- a CDS encoding CPBP family intramembrane glutamic endopeptidase → MLQSAKLAKRQLWLIIIVYYVLASVVSLILGSVQPATGIPEVVIQLTQFGPAIAVFTVLAVILQSRNLHPSSSKAGGASPHAGSRRLVEAILIVLAVFVIALVWYRLSSRTIDYTAPSSLSYPFWLIVAAQFIGAVGEEIGWRMFLQPVLQTRFRVLASSVIVGLMWGVWHIGVFAEGWLFAGAFLLFTVSISVILGELLRGPRGYKLTTAAAMHTLINLGMLLWFKEESGDAYAMMTLALAFTIAAAGTLILHTVRARHGIRLPLGKGIS
- a CDS encoding sulfatase, which produces MRVLLLDLDSTRPDHLGCYGYHRNTSPNIDRIASEGMRFDNYYTSDAPCFPSRTALMTGRFGIHNGVVGHGGTAADVRHEGESREFQSRLAGESFPALFRKAGMKTALVSPFGERHTAWTFYAGFNEIYNTGKAGMESAEEVTPVVLDWLDRNGGQDNWMLYVNYWDPHTPYRAPDSFGNPFENEPLPAWLTDEVFERHREMVGPHSAREINMYNNRDWPEYPRFLGELKDGGDLRRMVDGYDCGVRHMDDNIGMILDGLQKKGILDDTVIIVTADHGENMGELGIYGEHGTADQGTCRIPMIIRWPGLTSGTVDSGLHYHLDLPPTMAELMGRQAAPSWDGRSYAASILSGEDTGRDSLVISQCAHVCQRSVRFGDWLYIRTYHDGYHLFDKEMLFDIKQDGHEQHNLAAQRPDLCREAVYRLTEWHDDMMMSMDFDVDPLWTVMREGGPYHAKGHLREYAARLAETGREQYVEELRRRHPREPR
- a CDS encoding GNAT family N-acetyltransferase; translation: MSLQFETTRLRLRFFEQSDAKMVQRLAGNEEVARTMLAIPYPYEDGIAEQWIEHIRQSSEKGDSYAFAMIKKEDDSLIGTMSMGVSKKHKRAELAYWVGRPFWGQGFATL
- a CDS encoding DNA polymerase IV, whose protein sequence is MERTIFLVDGQSFYASAEKAARPDLRDQPVAVGDPERKGGIILAACPIAKSRGVTTASRVGEALGKCPELVVVRPRMQTYITLSLFISEIFSSFTDLVEPYSIDEQFLDVTGSVKYFGSPYEIARQIQERVLLSTGIWSRVGIGPTKILAKMATDNFAKKRPDGIFELNEDNIATDLWPLPIHQMFMVANRMTRHFKRMGINTIGDIARLDFGDFKTLMRRRMGRQSDIQAGYYWQTARGIDPSPVVTGIRSQIKNISHGKTLRWRLYTRLPDIEVVLLELVIEVCQRARRYGYQGRVVSVGAGETDGERSGGFGRQLTLPQPTSLTHEVAAAALKLFVTHWSGMPISHLSVTLSQLSDDNVFQLTLFEDRARIYSKERAIDDIKRRFGSTAIMRASSLLEAAVARERAEQIGGHYK
- a CDS encoding Gfo/Idh/MocA family protein, with protein sequence MKKLRWGILGCAQIAAKAFIPSVRASDIQEITAAASRDAAKARAFADAHGIPDAYGSYMELLADPNIDAVYIPLPNHMHREWTIRAARAGKHVLVEKPMAVSERHAVQMVEACEQLGVHFQENVMYRCHPRYDRLKEIIRSGEIGTVRAVHGVFTSDRSAMEHDIRFRQDMGGGSLYDIGVYLFSAARYVLEAEPVAAAAQAFFSPEHGNVDMMASGIVEFPDHVALTFQCGLWADFANTLEIRGTHGTIRLPSAFSLRGDLSPDIQVTVRGELRTEPFERGNQQMLLLNRFARAVLRGEPEPVSPWDGVRTVRVVEACLASAREQRRVAIEPFEGGA